The following proteins are encoded in a genomic region of Desulfosporosinus youngiae DSM 17734:
- a CDS encoding Rpn family recombination-promoting nuclease/putative transposase produces the protein MSLIHQPHDKFFKETLSDIKTAKDFLRHYLPPEILDLVDLGTITPQKDSYIENDLEETFSDLLIQAKINHKEGYLYFLFEHKSYPSPKIALQLLKYILNIWEQKTAPRPTAKLPVIIPLVVYHGKARWNSPLNLSGLIDDYEQLPRAVTTHLPDFSYLFYNLSHYSNAELKGGIKLQIFLKLLRDIFEQDNTLFLKTLRESIHAFDQLEKQNQGLEYFETFIRYIMNARNNLEFQTIYELVKEASLERSAVIMTIAEKLITEGMEKGIEKGMEQGLEKGMEKGMEKGIEKGMEKGKLEVAENLLKLGLGMDTILKATGLTEEEVRNLLN, from the coding sequence ATGAGTCTTATCCATCAACCTCATGATAAATTTTTTAAGGAAACCCTCAGCGACATCAAAACAGCCAAGGATTTCCTCCGCCACTATCTGCCTCCGGAAATTCTCGACCTTGTCGATTTAGGTACCATCACCCCGCAAAAAGACAGCTACATTGAAAACGATCTGGAAGAAACTTTTTCAGACCTGCTCATCCAAGCCAAAATCAACCATAAAGAGGGCTATCTTTATTTCCTCTTTGAGCATAAAAGCTACCCTTCCCCTAAGATCGCCCTTCAACTTCTGAAGTACATCCTCAACATCTGGGAGCAAAAAACGGCCCCCCGGCCCACCGCCAAATTGCCGGTCATTATTCCTCTGGTGGTCTACCACGGTAAAGCCCGCTGGAACAGCCCCTTAAACCTCTCGGGCCTGATCGATGATTACGAACAACTGCCTCGGGCAGTGACAACCCACCTTCCTGACTTTTCTTACCTGTTCTATAACCTCTCTCACTACAGCAACGCTGAACTTAAAGGCGGCATCAAACTTCAGATCTTTCTAAAACTTCTGCGGGACATCTTTGAACAAGATAACACACTGTTTCTCAAAACCTTACGGGAGTCGATTCATGCTTTCGACCAACTGGAAAAGCAAAACCAGGGTCTGGAGTATTTTGAGACCTTTATCCGCTATATTATGAACGCCCGAAATAACCTGGAATTTCAGACCATCTACGAACTGGTTAAAGAGGCTTCTTTGGAAAGGAGTGCTGTTATTATGACAATTGCAGAGAAACTGATCACTGAAGGTATGGAAAAAGGTATAGAGAAAGGCATGGAACAGGGCTTGGAAAAAGGCATGGAAAAAGGCATGGAAAAGGGTATAGAGAAAGGCATGGAGAAAGGAAAGCTGGAAGTAGCGGAAAATTTGCTAAAACTGGGCTTAGGAATGGATACGATTTTAAAAGCAACCGGACTGACCGAGGAAGAAGTCCGAAACTTGCTCAATTAA
- a CDS encoding toxic anion resistance protein encodes MEIQGFTTKLTEDKSLVPVQVPDFDLEKQKNEVMTKVMDGPEVRSIVRQINIEDVNSIMTFGKNTAEEVSRFSDAILHSMQATKVEDSGELLIQLNKIMDKFDIKDFKDKPPGFLEKIFSKAKNSVDALFKKYNSMGDEVDKVFVTLKKYEAEIGTANRHLEDMFNKNVEYYEQLGQYIYAGQVVLAELKNNIIPTAQAQANQSGNQLDQMKVNNLLQVQEIMEQRIYDLQLAENVAVQSMPTIKAIEYGNYNLVRKINSAFVITMPIFKQCLVQAIMLKRQSVQAKAMSALDEKTNELLLRNAENTALQSKMVASLATGSSVNIETLEKSWQTIVKGIEETKAIQEEMRQKRLDGTKRLEVLKQDFVNRGIVR; translated from the coding sequence TTGGAGATTCAAGGATTTACAACAAAGTTAACTGAAGATAAGAGCCTGGTGCCGGTACAAGTTCCTGACTTTGATCTTGAGAAGCAGAAAAACGAAGTCATGACGAAGGTCATGGACGGCCCTGAAGTACGCAGTATTGTACGGCAGATCAACATCGAAGATGTAAATTCGATCATGACATTTGGTAAAAATACGGCTGAAGAAGTGTCCAGGTTCTCAGATGCTATTCTTCATTCTATGCAGGCGACCAAGGTTGAGGATTCAGGGGAACTATTGATTCAGCTTAATAAAATTATGGATAAGTTTGATATCAAAGACTTTAAAGACAAACCACCGGGATTCCTGGAAAAAATCTTTTCCAAGGCTAAGAATTCCGTTGACGCACTTTTCAAGAAATATAATTCCATGGGTGATGAAGTCGATAAGGTATTTGTTACACTCAAAAAGTATGAAGCTGAAATCGGCACCGCTAATAGACACCTTGAGGACATGTTTAATAAAAACGTTGAATACTACGAGCAGTTGGGGCAATATATTTATGCCGGTCAGGTTGTCCTGGCCGAACTGAAAAATAATATCATCCCTACAGCTCAAGCCCAAGCCAATCAGTCGGGAAATCAACTCGATCAAATGAAGGTCAATAACCTCTTGCAGGTGCAAGAAATCATGGAACAACGAATCTATGATTTGCAGCTCGCTGAAAATGTCGCTGTCCAAAGCATGCCAACGATTAAAGCCATTGAATACGGTAATTATAACTTAGTTCGTAAAATCAACTCCGCTTTTGTCATTACTATGCCGATTTTTAAACAATGTTTGGTCCAGGCCATCATGTTAAAGCGCCAGTCAGTTCAGGCTAAGGCGATGAGCGCTTTAGATGAGAAGACAAACGAGCTTTTACTTAGAAATGCTGAAAACACAGCGCTTCAATCAAAAATGGTTGCCAGCCTTGCTACAGGAAGTTCCGTAAATATTGAAACCTTGGAAAAATCCTGGCAGACGATTGTTAAAGGGATTGAAGAAACAAAAGCAATCCAGGAGGAAATGAGACAAAAACGCCTGGATGGGACTAAGCGTTTAGAGGTTCTCAAACAAGATTTTGTAAACCGCGGGATCGTCAGGTAA
- a CDS encoding YceG family protein has translation MSPLAERGTSPYTYFYRIIGYEDQREYLANIKELDEKLKLTGNYIVFDKTIPVSTDSVTIERVRKLFEPAPLKDYRNGALINVLESKGFFSVSSDIRVNQRIKQAFGIVLNHYLKNEKSPNLSILMNFCTKILLWFGDYGKHNRNKSPYNPKVIYWGSPQKHEIYFLILMSLIGYDVLVLNTSFKDKFEKVDKDNQFSMVIKHSKELLIDDFPGRKIQEQENTKTDTNTNTAAKTRTGTRANPSGLVRPALNSETPVTKASADDSIRRVASPKEESVPTNRALNRQKDLTARLLNDPVLVVKLKRTEKIFEEILVPLNSRTGYVGEPYPILPAYFVRYIGVPSSTDDWEAEYYNSLYNLDKTLRMSGLYLKFSEGIPAPSAEESALIPHNLISYAFQDRFEIIEQTLRAKLLPQTYDELLDNTIRKTFVDIVHLFAEKSSNANTSILLNFSLKLISWLNRYVPQLFPRLNRNRKSGNPGQNYEHNPKVLFYGPIKAHEIFLLTAFHKLGCDVLYVHSEEEGDKPFQSFDEENALTHLIRNRHNLSLAPFPQGERLIRKSTIAYNASKEIEEVIYSEEVGLFKPWQFESYGTQPITLKTTYDELKILWKEPVKLRPEFKIQNKKVYVPNLFAKINGVSEDLNDYWQDLKELSSASNTKLIEAVPFTKITYSKQDLYQTSYLLNKKGLLEEFEAAKSRHYKFGHLKAPLQHFLIAKINELLLSEMFLGTVDKKFKLKIIMTILTMDDELLRLIEVFDYPQEVPKVIVYDNKKETFTESDSIMLAYLNLIGLDIVVFTPTNYKTIEHYIKPSLFDCHQLPFVKYDLQLPALDSIQTNPTPKLGLLSRLFKLR, from the coding sequence CTGTCTCCTTTAGCAGAAAGGGGGACTAGTCCCTATACGTATTTTTATCGGATCATAGGATACGAGGATCAAAGGGAATATCTGGCGAATATTAAAGAATTAGATGAGAAATTAAAATTAACAGGAAACTATATAGTTTTTGACAAAACTATCCCGGTCAGCACAGACTCGGTAACCATAGAGCGGGTCAGGAAATTGTTTGAGCCAGCGCCCCTTAAGGATTATAGAAATGGAGCGCTGATTAATGTCTTGGAATCGAAGGGCTTCTTTTCGGTCAGTTCAGATATTCGGGTCAATCAAAGAATCAAACAAGCATTTGGCATTGTACTTAATCACTATTTAAAGAATGAAAAATCCCCAAACTTAAGTATTCTAATGAACTTTTGTACTAAGATTCTGCTTTGGTTTGGAGATTATGGCAAGCATAATCGTAATAAATCGCCCTATAATCCTAAGGTGATTTATTGGGGAAGCCCTCAAAAACATGAAATTTATTTTCTGATCCTGATGTCTCTCATAGGGTATGATGTGCTTGTTCTGAACACATCTTTTAAAGATAAGTTCGAGAAAGTAGATAAAGATAATCAGTTTTCGATGGTCATTAAACATTCCAAAGAACTGCTGATCGATGATTTTCCCGGCCGCAAGATTCAAGAGCAAGAAAATACAAAGACTGATACTAATACTAATACGGCTGCTAAGACCAGGACTGGGACTAGGGCGAACCCGAGTGGACTTGTCCGGCCAGCGTTAAACAGCGAAACGCCGGTGACGAAAGCTTCTGCTGACGATAGTATACGGCGGGTAGCATCGCCGAAGGAGGAGTCTGTCCCGACCAATCGCGCTTTAAACCGTCAAAAGGATTTAACGGCCCGCTTGCTGAACGATCCTGTCCTTGTGGTAAAACTGAAGAGAACTGAGAAGATATTTGAGGAAATCCTTGTTCCATTGAACAGCAGAACGGGTTATGTGGGTGAGCCTTATCCTATTCTTCCAGCCTATTTCGTACGCTATATCGGAGTACCCAGCTCAACGGATGATTGGGAAGCGGAGTATTATAATAGTCTTTATAATTTGGACAAAACGTTGCGAATGTCAGGTTTGTATCTGAAATTTTCAGAAGGCATTCCCGCACCCAGTGCGGAGGAAAGTGCCTTAATTCCTCATAATCTAATCAGTTATGCGTTTCAGGACCGGTTTGAGATTATTGAACAAACTCTGAGGGCCAAGCTGCTTCCTCAAACCTATGATGAGCTTTTAGACAATACAATCAGAAAAACCTTTGTTGACATAGTCCATCTTTTCGCAGAGAAAAGCAGTAATGCTAATACATCCATCCTCTTAAATTTCTCCTTAAAACTAATCAGCTGGTTAAACCGATACGTGCCCCAACTATTTCCAAGGCTGAATCGCAACCGGAAATCCGGGAATCCAGGTCAGAATTATGAGCATAATCCTAAAGTTTTATTCTATGGACCCATTAAAGCTCATGAGATCTTTCTTCTTACTGCCTTTCACAAGCTGGGATGTGATGTTCTTTATGTTCATTCTGAGGAAGAAGGAGACAAGCCGTTTCAAAGCTTTGATGAGGAAAATGCCTTAACTCATCTGATTAGAAACAGGCATAATCTATCCCTAGCCCCCTTTCCGCAGGGAGAGAGATTGATTCGCAAAAGTACTATTGCTTATAATGCATCTAAAGAAATCGAGGAAGTGATCTACAGCGAAGAGGTCGGACTTTTTAAACCGTGGCAGTTTGAGAGCTATGGCACTCAGCCTATAACCTTGAAAACAACCTATGACGAACTTAAAATACTTTGGAAAGAACCTGTAAAACTCCGGCCGGAGTTCAAAATTCAGAATAAGAAAGTCTATGTCCCCAACTTATTTGCCAAAATCAATGGAGTCAGCGAGGACCTGAATGACTATTGGCAGGACCTCAAAGAACTTTCCTCTGCTTCTAATACAAAGCTCATTGAAGCTGTGCCCTTCACAAAAATAACCTATTCCAAACAAGACCTCTATCAGACCAGTTATTTATTGAACAAAAAAGGGCTTTTAGAAGAATTCGAAGCTGCCAAAAGCCGTCATTACAAGTTTGGGCATCTTAAAGCGCCCTTACAGCATTTTCTAATCGCAAAGATTAATGAACTGTTATTATCTGAAATGTTCTTAGGAACCGTCGATAAAAAATTTAAACTAAAGATCATAATGACGATCCTGACGATGGATGATGAACTTCTCAGGCTCATTGAAGTATTTGATTATCCCCAAGAAGTTCCCAAAGTTATTGTTTATGATAATAAAAAAGAAACCTTCACTGAAAGTGATAGTATTATGCTTGCCTATCTTAACTTAATTGGGCTTGATATCGTTGTCTTTACGCCTACTAACTATAAAACTATTGAACATTATATTAAGCCGAGTCTTTTTGATTGTCATCAGTTACCGTTCGTAAAATATGATTTACAGCTTCCTGCTTTAGATAGTATTCAGACGAATCCGACGCCAAAACTTGGGCTTTTGTCTCGTTTGTTCAAACTTCGTTAA
- a CDS encoding ABC transporter ATP-binding protein: MVKLFRLLKPYTAYIFAIVALLFVQVMSDLYLPTLMADLVDIGIVNKDINYIIRIGSFMLLIAAGGTLCAIIAAFLSSKTAVGFGKIVREKLFSRVESFSLHEFDSFGTATLITRTTNDVTQIQNVSVMILTMMVTAPLTSIGGIVMALRQDTSLAWVLVVVIPILFSIIGVTLYKGLPLFKLMQEKLDKLNLVLRENLTGIRVIRAFNRIDKEKVRFDDANADLMNNAIKINLIMAALMPVMMLVMNLTSVALVWFGAIRIDSGDMQIGSLLAFIQYATQILFSLLMLVMLFIMIPRAEVSAVRINEVLETGLDIKDPETPVKADHAKGVVEFKDVSFRYPGADQPALSKITFTAKPGELVAIIGGTGSGKTTLINLITRFYDAENGCVLIDGTDVREMSQKALRAKIGFVPQKTVLFSGTVAENIRYGKQDATLEEIKHAADVAQATEFISELEKGFEYTIAQGGTNLSGGQKQRLSIARALVRKPEIYIFDDSFSALDFKTDAKLRAALRPEIAEATVFLIAQSVSTVRDADKIIVLDEGLIAGMGTHTELLNTCEVYRELVASQLSEEELR, from the coding sequence ATGGTAAAGCTGTTTCGATTACTAAAACCGTATACTGCCTATATTTTTGCAATTGTCGCGCTGCTCTTTGTACAAGTAATGTCAGATCTCTATTTGCCGACGTTAATGGCCGACTTAGTCGACATAGGTATCGTCAATAAAGATATTAACTATATCATAAGAATCGGCAGTTTTATGCTGCTCATTGCAGCAGGAGGGACATTATGCGCAATTATCGCTGCCTTCCTGTCCTCAAAGACAGCCGTAGGCTTTGGGAAAATAGTACGGGAAAAACTCTTCAGCAGAGTCGAAAGCTTCTCTCTTCATGAGTTTGATAGCTTTGGGACTGCCACGCTGATTACCAGGACAACGAATGATGTAACTCAAATCCAAAATGTGTCGGTTATGATCCTGACGATGATGGTGACCGCCCCGTTAACCTCGATCGGTGGAATTGTGATGGCGCTGCGGCAAGATACTTCATTAGCCTGGGTGCTTGTGGTTGTAATCCCCATATTATTCAGCATTATTGGAGTGACGCTGTATAAAGGACTGCCTTTATTCAAATTGATGCAGGAAAAGCTGGATAAATTAAATTTAGTTTTAAGGGAAAACCTTACAGGGATTAGGGTCATACGTGCCTTTAATCGTATCGATAAAGAAAAAGTGCGCTTCGATGACGCTAACGCAGATCTTATGAACAACGCTATTAAGATTAATCTAATCATGGCTGCTTTGATGCCGGTCATGATGCTGGTCATGAACCTTACATCGGTAGCCCTTGTTTGGTTTGGTGCGATTAGAATTGACTCGGGAGATATGCAGATCGGATCTCTCCTGGCCTTTATTCAATATGCGACCCAGATTTTATTCTCTTTGTTGATGTTAGTGATGTTGTTTATTATGATCCCCCGTGCTGAGGTTTCCGCAGTCAGGATTAATGAAGTTCTTGAGACGGGATTGGATATTAAGGATCCTGAAACCCCAGTAAAAGCAGATCATGCCAAAGGAGTCGTTGAATTTAAGGATGTTTCCTTTCGCTATCCCGGTGCGGACCAACCTGCCCTCAGTAAAATAACCTTTACGGCGAAGCCGGGGGAACTGGTGGCAATTATCGGAGGAACCGGTTCAGGTAAAACAACCTTAATCAATTTAATCACCCGTTTCTATGATGCGGAAAACGGATGTGTTCTAATTGACGGGACAGATGTCCGGGAAATGAGTCAGAAAGCCCTGCGCGCTAAGATAGGTTTTGTTCCTCAAAAGACAGTCCTTTTTTCAGGCACGGTTGCGGAAAATATTCGATATGGCAAGCAAGATGCCACTTTAGAAGAGATCAAGCATGCAGCCGATGTGGCTCAAGCGACTGAGTTTATCTCAGAATTGGAGAAGGGTTTCGAGTATACTATTGCCCAGGGGGGAACCAACCTTTCCGGAGGACAGAAACAACGTCTCTCTATTGCCCGGGCCTTGGTGCGAAAACCTGAAATCTATATTTTTGATGATAGCTTTTCCGCTTTGGACTTCAAAACAGATGCTAAGCTGCGGGCTGCTTTAAGACCTGAAATTGCTGAAGCTACGGTATTCTTAATTGCCCAGAGTGTTTCAACGGTTAGGGATGCAGACAAAATTATAGTTTTAGATGAGGGACTGATCGCGGGAATGGGAACTCATACTGAATTGTTAAATACTTGTGAGGTGTATCGTGAGCTTGTGGCTTCACAACTGTCCGAGGAGGAATTGAGATGA
- a CDS encoding hotdog fold thioesterase, with protein MDNVAGRGITKDTLMEALGIQVVELNEQRVVATMPVMEATRQPFGMLHGGASVALAETVASVGTFNLIDQANQRAVGLEINANHIRGKRDGIVTAVGIPLHKGRTTMVWDIKIMDENEKLICVSRCTMAIVNINRER; from the coding sequence ATGGATAACGTTGCTGGGAGAGGGATTACTAAAGATACTTTAATGGAGGCTTTAGGAATCCAGGTTGTGGAACTGAACGAACAGCGGGTTGTGGCAACGATGCCTGTCATGGAAGCAACAAGGCAGCCGTTTGGAATGCTGCATGGGGGAGCCTCGGTAGCTTTGGCGGAAACGGTTGCCAGCGTGGGAACCTTCAATTTGATCGACCAGGCTAATCAACGAGCGGTAGGGTTAGAGATTAACGCGAATCATATACGTGGCAAGCGAGATGGAATCGTTACCGCAGTGGGTATCCCCCTACATAAAGGCCGGACGACAATGGTTTGGGATATTAAAATCATGGATGAAAACGAGAAGTTAATCTGTGTCTCCAGATGTACCATGGCCATAGTTAATATAAATAGAGAACGTTAA
- a CDS encoding ABC transporter ATP-binding protein, with amino-acid sequence MSGERNTKKDKGFSGGGPGGPMGSLGKPVVKAKDFKGTLLRLLNYLKPQRTKFIIVFLFAGLSTIFSILGPKIMGKGITKIGEGFGAKMAALQMGKPVPSLDFTYIGHIVLILIGLYLISAAFGYIQQYIMAGVAQKTVYKLRKDVDEKLAKLPLRFFDARTHGEILSRVTNDIDNISTTLQQSLTQLITSIVTLIGVVVMMLSISPLLTLIVILTLPLYMIVTMSVAKRSQKHFAAQQKSLGELNGHVEEMYSGHKVVKAYGREDESIGTFNKINERLYSAGYKAQFISGVIMPLMRFVSNLGYVIICVVGGVFATRGLITIGDILAFIQYSRQFTQPIVQTANIANIIQSTVASAERVFELLDEEEEVPDSMEAKVITFPKGNVRFENVDFSYNAEESLIKEINIDVKQGHTIAIVGPTGAGKTTLVNLLMRFYEINAGRITIDGVDIRDIKRGALRSMFGMVLQETWLFNGTILENIAYGREGATEEEVIRASKAAHAHHFIKTLPDGYQTILNEEASNISQGQKQLLTIARAILADPAILILDEATSSVDSRTEVFIQKAMTELMKGRTSFVIAHRLSTIRDADLILVMNQGRIIEMGNHKDLLVQNGFYADLYNSQFAGANLEVEVV; translated from the coding sequence ATGAGTGGAGAACGCAATACCAAAAAGGATAAAGGCTTTTCCGGCGGCGGGCCGGGAGGTCCAATGGGATCTCTCGGCAAACCAGTGGTAAAAGCTAAGGATTTCAAAGGAACCCTCTTAAGGCTTCTGAATTATCTGAAGCCCCAGAGAACTAAATTTATTATCGTGTTTCTTTTCGCCGGACTGAGTACAATTTTTAGTATTCTCGGACCCAAAATTATGGGGAAAGGAATCACTAAAATCGGAGAAGGCTTTGGGGCCAAAATGGCGGCGCTGCAGATGGGAAAGCCTGTTCCATCCTTGGATTTTACCTATATCGGGCATATCGTCCTGATTCTTATTGGGCTGTATCTGATCAGTGCCGCATTTGGTTATATACAGCAGTATATTATGGCTGGAGTTGCCCAGAAAACAGTTTACAAGCTGCGTAAGGACGTTGATGAAAAGCTTGCCAAATTGCCGCTGAGGTTCTTTGATGCCAGGACTCATGGCGAGATTTTAAGCCGGGTTACCAACGACATTGATAATATTTCGACAACCCTGCAGCAAAGTCTCACTCAGCTCATAACCTCGATTGTCACCCTGATTGGGGTTGTGGTTATGATGTTGTCAATCAGTCCTTTGCTGACCCTGATCGTAATTTTAACCTTACCGCTTTATATGATTGTCACGATGAGCGTTGCCAAACGTTCTCAAAAACACTTTGCGGCTCAGCAAAAATCCCTGGGCGAATTAAATGGACATGTTGAAGAAATGTATTCCGGTCACAAAGTCGTTAAGGCCTATGGGCGTGAGGATGAATCCATAGGAACCTTTAATAAGATTAATGAAAGACTGTACTCGGCAGGCTATAAAGCCCAGTTTATTTCCGGCGTAATTATGCCTCTCATGAGATTCGTCAGTAACCTTGGTTATGTGATTATTTGCGTCGTCGGCGGAGTTTTTGCAACCAGAGGGCTGATAACTATTGGAGATATTCTGGCCTTTATTCAATATTCCAGGCAATTCACCCAGCCTATAGTACAGACCGCTAATATAGCTAATATCATTCAATCAACGGTTGCCTCGGCTGAACGTGTTTTTGAACTGCTGGATGAGGAAGAAGAAGTACCGGATTCAATGGAGGCCAAGGTGATAACCTTCCCTAAAGGAAATGTTCGATTTGAAAATGTGGATTTCAGTTATAATGCTGAAGAATCATTAATTAAAGAAATCAATATTGATGTTAAACAGGGCCATACTATTGCTATCGTTGGTCCAACGGGGGCAGGCAAAACCACACTTGTCAATCTATTAATGCGGTTCTATGAAATAAATGCCGGCAGAATAACCATTGACGGAGTGGATATCAGGGATATAAAGCGCGGTGCTTTACGCAGCATGTTCGGTATGGTGCTTCAGGAGACGTGGCTGTTTAATGGAACAATTCTTGAGAATATCGCCTATGGCCGTGAAGGGGCTACAGAAGAAGAGGTAATTCGGGCATCCAAAGCTGCTCATGCCCACCATTTCATCAAGACACTTCCCGATGGCTATCAGACAATCTTAAATGAAGAAGCCTCCAATATTTCTCAAGGGCAAAAACAGCTTCTCACCATTGCCCGTGCTATCCTGGCTGATCCGGCTATTTTAATTCTTGACGAAGCGACGAGCAGTGTTGACTCAAGAACTGAAGTGTTTATCCAAAAAGCGATGACAGAACTGATGAAGGGAAGGACCAGCTTTGTCATTGCCCATCGCTTATCGACCATCAGAGATGCAGACCTGATCCTGGTCATGAACCAGGGGAGGATTATTGAAATGGGTAATCATAAGGACCTGCTTGTACAGAATGGTTTTTACGCGGACCTTTATAACAGTCAGTTTGCGGGAGCGAACTTAGAGGTTGAAGTGGTATAA
- a CDS encoding arsenate reductase family protein, protein MNIQIFGIKKCFDTKKAERYFKERKINYQLIDLTLKGLSKGELQSVKGAVGLKNLINPNSKDYKRLNMDRIISESGREELLLNNPGLYNTPVVRNGKRATVGYEPAIWESWQD, encoded by the coding sequence ATGAATATTCAAATATTCGGGATTAAGAAATGCTTTGATACTAAGAAAGCTGAACGATATTTTAAAGAGAGAAAGATAAACTACCAATTGATTGATCTGACCCTAAAAGGCTTGAGCAAAGGTGAATTACAAAGCGTTAAAGGGGCTGTCGGATTAAAAAACCTGATTAATCCTAACTCTAAGGATTATAAGCGGCTGAATATGGACCGCATAATTTCCGAAAGCGGCAGGGAAGAGCTCTTGTTAAATAATCCCGGTCTTTACAATACCCCTGTGGTGCGGAATGGGAAACGAGCGACTGTGGGCTATGAACCGGCCATATGGGAGTCCTGGCAAGACTAA
- a CDS encoding MarR family winged helix-turn-helix transcriptional regulator — MDTLNESTNVANLFREVMILFRNSMGKVFENSGITPPQGMVLGILSKETKLKITELSSKLSLSNSTTSGIVDRLEKQGMVERVRSETDRRVVYVRISPEFKEIHQSFHNQFEKNIENVMSKGTSEDLAKIYEGLSTLKKLLSD; from the coding sequence ATGGACACTTTAAATGAAAGCACAAACGTCGCAAACCTTTTCCGGGAAGTAATGATACTTTTCAGAAACAGTATGGGTAAAGTGTTTGAGAATTCAGGCATAACCCCGCCGCAAGGTATGGTTCTGGGAATCCTGAGTAAGGAAACTAAACTGAAAATTACTGAACTCAGCAGTAAATTGAGTTTATCCAATAGTACCACATCCGGTATTGTGGACAGGCTGGAAAAGCAAGGAATGGTAGAACGAGTCAGAAGTGAAACCGACAGAAGAGTTGTCTATGTTCGGATATCTCCGGAGTTTAAAGAAATTCATCAAAGCTTTCATAATCAGTTTGAGAAAAATATTGAAAACGTCATGAGTAAAGGGACTTCAGAAGACTTGGCAAAGATATACGAAGGCTTGAGCACTCTTAAAAAACTGTTAAGTGATTAA